One genomic window of Limnothrix sp. FACHB-406 includes the following:
- the ftsH3 gene encoding ATP-dependent zinc metalloprotease FtsH3, translating into MNKRWRNAGLYALLAIVIIALGTAFFDRQPQTRETWRYSQFVQEVQSKKVDRVRISADRSRALATTEDGSTVLVNLPNDPEIINILTSNNVDISVQPPSDEGFWFRALSSLFLPILLLVGLFFLLRRAQGGAGNPAMNFGKSRARVQMEPQTQITFNDVAGIEQAKLELTEVVDFLKNADRFTAVGAKIPKGVLLVGPPGTGKTLLARAVAGEAGVPFFSISGSEFVEMFVGVGASRVRDLFEQAKQNAPCIVFIDEIDAVGRQRGAGLGGGNDEREQTLNQLLTEMDGFEGNTGIIVIAATNRPDVLDAALMRPGRFDRQVVVDRPDFNGRLEILGVHARGKSLSKDMDLERIARRTPGFTGADLSNLLNEAAILAARRNLTEISMDEINDAIDRILAGPEKKDRVMSEKRKTLVAYHEAGHALVGALMPDYDPVQKISIIPRGQAGGLTWFAPSEDRMDSGLYSRSYLENQMAVALGGRLAEEIIFGEEEVTTGASNDLQQVTRVARQMVTRFGMSDRLGPVALGRQQGNMFLGRDIASERDFSEETAAAIDEEVRNLVDQAYRRAKQVLQENRSVLDRLAQMLVEKETVDAQELQDLLNESDVKMAAIA; encoded by the coding sequence GTGAATAAACGGTGGAGAAATGCCGGACTCTATGCCCTGTTGGCGATCGTAATCATCGCCCTGGGTACAGCGTTCTTCGATCGACAGCCCCAAACCCGCGAAACCTGGCGCTACAGCCAATTCGTGCAGGAAGTGCAATCTAAAAAGGTTGATCGCGTGCGGATTAGCGCCGATCGCTCCCGGGCCTTGGCCACCACCGAAGACGGCAGCACCGTGTTGGTGAACCTGCCCAACGACCCGGAAATCATCAACATTCTGACCAGCAACAACGTTGATATTTCCGTGCAACCGCCCAGCGACGAAGGCTTCTGGTTCCGGGCCCTGAGCAGCCTGTTCCTGCCGATTCTGCTGTTGGTGGGTTTGTTCTTCCTGTTGCGGCGGGCCCAAGGGGGCGCGGGCAACCCGGCCATGAACTTTGGCAAATCGCGGGCCCGGGTGCAAATGGAACCCCAAACCCAAATCACCTTCAACGACGTGGCCGGCATTGAGCAAGCCAAGTTGGAGCTGACGGAAGTGGTGGACTTCCTGAAAAATGCCGATCGCTTCACCGCCGTGGGTGCAAAGATTCCCAAGGGCGTGCTGCTGGTGGGCCCTCCGGGAACCGGTAAAACCCTGCTGGCGCGGGCTGTGGCTGGCGAAGCGGGTGTGCCCTTCTTCAGCATCTCCGGTTCGGAATTTGTGGAAATGTTCGTGGGTGTGGGTGCGTCCCGCGTGCGCGACCTGTTTGAGCAGGCCAAGCAAAACGCCCCTTGCATTGTGTTCATCGATGAAATCGACGCGGTGGGTCGTCAGCGGGGCGCAGGTCTCGGCGGCGGCAACGACGAGCGCGAACAAACCCTGAACCAATTGCTGACCGAAATGGACGGCTTTGAGGGCAACACGGGGATTATTGTGATTGCGGCCACCAACCGCCCCGACGTGTTGGATGCGGCGCTGATGCGTCCCGGCCGGTTCGATCGCCAAGTGGTGGTCGATCGCCCCGACTTCAACGGCCGCCTGGAAATTCTGGGTGTCCACGCGCGCGGCAAGTCCCTCTCGAAGGATATGGATCTGGAGCGGATTGCTCGCCGCACCCCCGGCTTTACCGGTGCGGATCTGTCAAACTTGCTGAACGAAGCGGCAATTTTGGCCGCCCGTCGCAACTTGACGGAAATTTCGATGGACGAAATCAACGACGCGATCGACCGGATTTTGGCCGGCCCCGAAAAGAAAGATCGCGTGATGAGCGAAAAGCGCAAAACCCTGGTGGCCTACCACGAAGCCGGCCACGCCCTAGTGGGTGCGCTGATGCCCGACTACGACCCCGTGCAAAAAATCAGCATCATCCCGCGCGGTCAGGCCGGCGGTTTGACCTGGTTTGCGCCTAGCGAAGATCGGATGGATTCGGGTCTCTATTCCCGTTCCTATCTGGAAAACCAAATGGCGGTGGCCCTGGGCGGTCGCCTGGCGGAAGAAATCATCTTCGGTGAAGAGGAAGTGACCACGGGCGCTTCCAACGACTTGCAGCAGGTGACCCGTGTGGCACGCCAAATGGTGACCCGCTTTGGCATGAGCGATCGCCTGGGCCCGGTGGCCCTGGGTCGCCAGCAAGGCAACATGTTCCTGGGTCGCGACATTGCCTCCGAGCGCGACTTCTCGGAAGAGACGGCCGCCGCGATCGATGAGGAAGTCCGCAACCTGGTGGATCAAGCCTACCGCCGCGCCAAGCAAGTGCTGCAAGAAAACCGCTCCGTGCTCGATCGCCTGGCTCAAATGCTGGTGGAAAAAGAGACCGTTGATGCCCAGGAATTGCAAGACCTGCTGAACGAAAGCGATGTGAAAATGGCCGCGATCGCCTAG
- a CDS encoding LD-carboxypeptidase: MKEMQAFGGPRATEFPMPLEPGDRAWVIAPSGPVLDPAAIARGVEIWQDRGFRVQFAAGWDAQTGFLAGTDAQRRSQLAAALADPGCRAIVCARGGYGSARLLEDWDWPLFAGRGAGLMVDPARSPLWLIGFSDITALLWSLARQGVAGVHGPLLTTLGQEPAWTVDRLFNLLAGQPLEPLQGQGWGGGAVVGRLFPGNLTVIANLLNTPLQPALEGAILAIEDVTEYPYRIDRLLTQWRLSGLLRAIGGIAIGHFTACDPPPNRPSCSMAEVLRDRLGDLGLPIVSGLPFGHEPPNAALPVGTLARLDGEAGTLELLS; this comes from the coding sequence ATGAAGGAAATGCAGGCATTTGGCGGCCCGAGGGCCACAGAATTTCCGATGCCGCTGGAGCCGGGCGATCGGGCGTGGGTGATTGCCCCCAGCGGGCCAGTTTTGGATCCGGCGGCGATCGCCCGGGGGGTGGAAATTTGGCAAGACCGGGGCTTTCGGGTGCAGTTTGCGGCCGGTTGGGATGCGCAAACGGGCTTTTTGGCGGGCACTGATGCCCAACGTCGATCGCAACTGGCGGCGGCCTTGGCGGATCCCGGTTGCCGAGCGATCGTCTGTGCGCGGGGGGGCTATGGTTCGGCCCGACTGCTGGAGGATTGGGATTGGCCGCTGTTTGCCGGTCGAGGGGCGGGGCTGATGGTGGATCCAGCGCGATCGCCCCTGTGGTTGATTGGGTTTTCAGACATTACGGCCCTGCTGTGGAGTTTGGCCCGGCAGGGGGTGGCGGGTGTGCATGGGCCCCTGCTCACCACCTTGGGCCAGGAACCGGCCTGGACGGTCGATCGCCTGTTTAATCTATTGGCCGGTCAGCCCCTGGAACCGCTTCAGGGTCAGGGTTGGGGCGGTGGGGCCGTGGTGGGTCGCCTGTTTCCGGGGAACCTGACGGTGATTGCCAATTTGCTCAATACGCCTTTGCAGCCCGCTTTGGAAGGGGCCATTTTGGCGATCGAGGACGTGACGGAATATCCCTACCGGATCGATCGGCTGTTGACCCAGTGGCGTTTGAGCGGTCTGTTGCGGGCGATTGGGGGCATTGCGATCGGCCATTTCACCGCCTGCGATCCGCCGCCCAACCGGCCCAGTTGCTCCATGGCGGAAGTGCTGCGCGATCGGCTGGGAGATTTGGGCCTGCCGATCGTTTCCGGGTTGCCCTTTGGCCATGAACCCCCGAATGCGGCCTTGCCCGTGGGCACGCTGGCCCGGTTGGATGGGGAGGCGGGCACGCTGGAACTCTTGAGCTAG
- a CDS encoding bifunctional diguanylate cyclase/phosphodiesterase produces MEAEVELQRQYWRSKLFAEIALKIHQSSRVDTILQTMVTEVQRMLQCDRVLVYQFDAQRQGSFVVEATGNGPYSLLGKTVSDPCFTTHYHQKYLEGRTSAIDDVETARISVCHRQLLRQFGVQANLVVPILQPVIEPDRSQNRLWGLLLAHHCQGPRQWQPFEQDLLQQIAVQAGVALGQSQLVSALRESEARYALAVRGANDGLWDWDFLTNRVYFSPRWKALLGYRDSEVGDQPQEWLDRVYVDDQAQLRAELDAHLQGRSDHFESEHRIRHADGSVRWVLCRGLAIRDGRGHVLRMAGSLADIHERKLVESRLLHDALHDALTGLPNRALFIDRLGQTMAIARRQRNHHFAVLFLDLDRFKVVNDSLGHLCGDRLLVELANRLRTCVRPQDTVARLGGDEFAILLTDLDQPEIATRAAERVQLALKAPFDVDGHEFTITTSIGIAFGTPEYARPGDVLRDADLAMYRAKELGRNCYAAFDRSFRERVIAQLHLERDLRRAMERQEFFLTYQPIVDLATGRVASLEALVRWHHPDRGLVSPAEFIPMAEETGTIIPLGEWILREACQQMMVWLQAIPSLRSAHGWAGLSVSVNLSARQFTQPNLAQSIEGIVAETGLPPQHLKLEITESVVMADAKTAEALLRKLRDRGIQLSIDDFGTGYSSLSYLQRFPIDTIKIDRSFVTRSPDQESNWAIVRAIIALAESLGMDTVAEGIETIEQLRQLQSMDCSYGQGYWFSRPIDGEATGQLLLKTFELPRSPLALRGDDR; encoded by the coding sequence ATGGAGGCGGAAGTCGAGCTACAGCGTCAATACTGGCGATCGAAACTGTTCGCAGAAATCGCCCTCAAAATTCACCAGTCATCACGGGTGGATACGATCCTGCAAACCATGGTCACGGAAGTGCAGCGGATGTTGCAGTGCGATCGGGTCTTGGTTTACCAATTCGATGCACAGCGGCAAGGCTCCTTTGTGGTGGAGGCTACCGGCAATGGCCCCTATTCCCTGTTGGGCAAAACCGTTTCCGACCCCTGCTTCACGACCCACTATCACCAGAAATATCTTGAAGGGCGCACCTCGGCCATTGACGATGTGGAAACCGCTCGGATTTCGGTTTGCCATCGCCAACTGCTGCGCCAGTTCGGTGTGCAGGCCAATTTGGTCGTACCAATTTTGCAGCCGGTGATTGAGCCAGACCGCTCTCAAAACCGATTGTGGGGACTGCTGTTGGCTCACCATTGCCAGGGGCCGCGCCAGTGGCAACCCTTCGAGCAGGACTTGTTGCAACAAATTGCGGTGCAGGCGGGGGTGGCCTTGGGACAATCCCAATTGGTGTCGGCTTTGCGGGAAAGTGAGGCGCGGTACGCGTTGGCTGTGCGGGGGGCCAATGACGGGCTGTGGGATTGGGATTTTTTGACCAATCGGGTTTATTTTTCGCCCCGATGGAAGGCGTTGTTGGGCTACCGCGATTCGGAAGTGGGTGACCAACCCCAGGAATGGCTCGATCGGGTTTATGTGGATGATCAAGCCCAATTGCGAGCGGAGCTAGATGCCCACTTGCAGGGCCGCAGTGACCACTTTGAAAGTGAGCATCGCATTCGCCATGCGGATGGTTCCGTGCGCTGGGTGCTCTGTCGGGGGTTGGCGATTCGGGATGGGCGGGGCCATGTGTTGCGGATGGCGGGATCCTTGGCGGATATCCATGAGCGCAAGTTGGTGGAGTCGCGGTTGCTGCATGACGCGCTCCATGATGCGCTGACGGGGCTGCCGAATCGGGCCCTGTTTATCGATCGGTTGGGTCAAACCATGGCGATCGCCCGTCGCCAACGCAATCACCATTTTGCGGTGCTGTTTTTAGATCTCGATCGCTTCAAGGTGGTGAACGATAGCTTGGGTCACCTCTGTGGCGATCGGCTCTTGGTGGAACTGGCGAACCGGTTGCGCACCTGCGTGCGGCCCCAGGATACGGTGGCGCGGCTGGGGGGCGATGAATTTGCCATTTTGCTGACGGATTTGGATCAGCCGGAAATTGCCACCCGCGCCGCCGAGCGGGTGCAGTTGGCCCTGAAAGCTCCCTTTGATGTGGATGGCCACGAATTCACCATCACCACCAGCATTGGCATTGCGTTCGGCACGCCGGAATATGCCCGGCCGGGGGATGTGCTGCGGGATGCAGATTTGGCCATGTATCGGGCGAAGGAGTTGGGCCGCAACTGCTACGCGGCGTTCGATCGCTCCTTCCGCGAGCGGGTGATTGCGCAACTGCACCTGGAGCGCGATTTGCGCCGGGCCATGGAGCGGCAAGAATTTTTCCTGACTTATCAACCGATCGTGGATTTGGCTACGGGCCGGGTTGCCAGCTTGGAAGCCCTAGTGCGTTGGCATCATCCCGATCGGGGGTTGGTGAGTCCGGCGGAATTTATTCCCATGGCGGAAGAAACCGGCACGATTATTCCCCTGGGCGAATGGATTTTGCGGGAAGCTTGCCAGCAAATGATGGTTTGGTTACAGGCCATTCCCAGCCTGCGATCGGCCCATGGGTGGGCCGGGCTAAGTGTGAGTGTGAACCTGTCGGCGCGGCAGTTTACCCAGCCCAACTTGGCCCAGTCCATTGAAGGAATTGTGGCGGAAACGGGACTGCCGCCGCAGCACCTGAAGTTGGAAATTACCGAAAGCGTGGTGATGGCGGATGCCAAAACGGCGGAGGCCCTGTTGCGGAAACTGCGCGATCGGGGCATTCAACTGAGCATTGATGACTTTGGCACGGGCTATTCATCCCTCAGCTATTTGCAACGCTTCCCGATCGATACCATCAAGATCGATCGCTCCTTTGTCACCCGCAGTCCAGACCAGGAAAGCAATTGGGCCATTGTCCGGGCAATTATTGCCCTGGCGGAATCCCTGGGGATGGATACGGTGGCGGAAGGGATTGAGACGATCGAGCAGTTGCGGCAGTTGCAATCGATGGACTGTTCCTATGGTCAGGGCTATTGGTTTTCCCGCCCGATCGATGGGGAAGCGACGGGGCAATTGCTGCTGAAAACCTTTGAGTTACCCCGATCGCCCTTGGCCTTGCGGGGCGACGATCGCTAG
- a CDS encoding alpha/beta fold hydrolase, translating to MVATPDRSRAVLCLHGLGGGPYEMRPLAPLLLNLGWTVEAIAYPGHDQPGPKMPNSRWEDWYQAAETAFDRLAQSHAQVVVVGFSTGCPLALRLALQRSIGGLVLLSPFMAIVRPAAWLPSAEQLLPWVYPLLKEVPRSALAIADPEGRAAADRVAPYRSFHLGAVQSALALIQQVRPRLGEITVPTLIVQPKRDRVVNPQGALQLFQSLGSSSKRLCWLEKSDHILTLDYDRDQAFQEIATFFEQLPA from the coding sequence GTGGTTGCCACACCCGATCGCTCGCGGGCGGTGCTTTGTTTGCATGGCTTGGGGGGTGGGCCCTATGAAATGCGACCGTTAGCACCGTTGTTGTTGAATTTGGGATGGACGGTGGAGGCGATCGCCTATCCGGGCCATGACCAACCGGGCCCAAAAATGCCCAACTCCCGCTGGGAAGATTGGTATCAGGCGGCGGAGACGGCGTTCGATCGCCTGGCTCAGTCCCATGCTCAGGTGGTGGTGGTCGGATTTTCCACGGGCTGTCCCTTGGCGTTGCGGCTAGCCCTCCAGCGATCGATCGGGGGGTTGGTGCTGCTGAGTCCGTTTATGGCAATTGTTCGCCCTGCGGCCTGGTTGCCCTCGGCGGAACAGTTGTTGCCTTGGGTTTATCCGCTGCTGAAGGAAGTGCCCCGATCGGCCTTGGCCATTGCGGATCCGGAAGGACGGGCGGCGGCCGATCGCGTAGCGCCCTATCGCTCCTTCCATCTGGGCGCTGTGCAGAGTGCGTTGGCGCTGATTCAACAAGTGCGGCCCCGGTTAGGGGAAATTACGGTTCCGACGCTGATTGTGCAACCGAAGCGCGATCGGGTGGTGAATCCTCAAGGTGCGCTGCAATTGTTCCAATCCCTGGGTTCCTCGTCCAAGCGTCTCTGCTGGCTGGAAAAATCAGACCATATCCTAACGCTGGACTATGATCGCGATCAGGCATTTCAAGAAATTGCCACTTTCTTTGAGCAGCTTCCTGCCTAA
- a CDS encoding DUF2993 domain-containing protein, with amino-acid sequence MPSADWGEQLLSVVATQVIRHLFTASDRVEVRVECTPQIKLLQGQVDRFQMSGSGLVIRHAFRTEAMEFETDAVSIDFAGLLQGRLLLRQPTQAIAKVVLLEEDINRAFTAPLVVQHLENLPLQDWQDLPGSGLAKAESVSFQSIQVRLLASNRIALSAQACFGADQPVPIALQATLGIERRRRLRFLNCQFDPDGLPDRAALGEEAITLAASASERLGKVLDQLVDLDRFNLDGVTLRINTIETRGQQLVFSGWAQVNHVPETTTPGLVA; translated from the coding sequence ATGCCAAGTGCCGACTGGGGCGAACAGTTGCTGAGTGTTGTGGCTACTCAGGTCATCCGCCACCTGTTCACCGCGAGCGATCGGGTGGAGGTGCGGGTGGAATGTACACCTCAGATCAAGTTGCTGCAAGGCCAGGTCGATCGCTTCCAGATGTCTGGCTCGGGGCTGGTGATTCGCCATGCCTTCCGCACAGAGGCCATGGAATTTGAGACCGATGCGGTGTCGATCGACTTTGCGGGCCTGTTGCAGGGGCGGTTGTTGCTGCGTCAACCCACCCAGGCGATCGCGAAGGTGGTGTTGCTGGAAGAGGATATCAACCGGGCGTTCACGGCTCCCTTGGTGGTGCAACATTTGGAAAATTTGCCGCTCCAGGATTGGCAGGACTTGCCCGGGAGCGGGCTGGCCAAGGCTGAAAGCGTTTCGTTCCAATCGATTCAGGTGCGCTTGTTGGCCAGCAATCGAATTGCCCTCAGCGCCCAGGCTTGTTTTGGGGCCGATCAACCGGTGCCGATCGCCCTGCAAGCGACCTTGGGCATTGAGCGCCGTCGGCGGTTGCGGTTTTTGAATTGCCAATTTGATCCCGATGGTTTGCCCGATCGCGCGGCTCTGGGCGAAGAAGCGATTACTCTGGCGGCCTCGGCCAGTGAGCGGCTAGGCAAAGTTTTGGATCAGTTGGTGGATCTCGATCGCTTCAATCTGGATGGGGTGACCCTGCGCATCAACACGATCGAAACCCGCGGCCAACAATTGGTATTTAGCGGTTGGGCCCAGGTGAACCATGTGCCGGAAACGACAACTCCGGGATTGGTGGCCTAG
- a CDS encoding bifunctional diguanylate cyclase/phosphodiesterase has protein sequence MADSLQPSYGSVSPGNNHRFESLLANASDIIVILDQQGTFCYVSPSAERILGYSPQEAVNHHLSTFVHEDDVQVVLQTLLRSLAEPGLSQPPVRYRVRHRNGDWNLLEAVTTNLLDDPSVRGVVVNCHDITAHEQAESWLRYHALYDPLTALPNRRALAERVQSLLDREQLDFALLLLDVDRFKLVNSSHGHGTGDRLLQMIARRLVSALPQQGMVARLGGDEFVVLVEQVRQLETAEAVTQRVHAALSDPFTIDEMEIFASASVGVVFSRTGPGKPAYRHAEELLRDADIAMYRAKTLRQSQSVVFDPSMRDRAVARLQLENQLWRAIERGELEPYYQPIICLATGEVKAFEALIRWHHPQRGLISPAEFVPIAEESGVISQIGEWVLEMTCRHLRYWNSGLRAGRPITVAVNLSVQQLAQPNLAQHMRSICVREEIDPSWIGFEITESMMLDREDTIAATLAEFRELGFRLSIDDFGTGYSSLSRLHQLPIDTLKIDRAFVAPIESDGRNVAIARTILALAESLNMNVVAEGIETSAQARELRTLGCQYGQGYWFSPPVSGSGVASLLNHRFNLVEGIAAPPISRLGAAPDYPDYGDYRQDYSENCEDCEDCEDYRDDFAEDYSDYPVNSQAP, from the coding sequence GTGGCTGACTCCCTTCAACCTTCCTATGGTTCTGTGTCTCCAGGAAATAACCATCGGTTTGAGTCTTTGCTGGCCAATGCCAGTGACATCATCGTCATCCTTGATCAGCAAGGGACGTTTTGCTACGTTAGCCCTTCGGCCGAGCGGATTTTAGGATATTCCCCCCAGGAGGCAGTTAACCATCACCTCAGCACCTTCGTTCATGAGGATGATGTGCAGGTGGTGTTGCAAACCCTGTTGCGTTCCCTGGCGGAACCGGGGTTGAGTCAGCCCCCCGTTCGCTACCGTGTGCGCCACCGCAATGGGGACTGGAATTTACTGGAGGCGGTCACGACCAATTTGTTGGATGATCCGTCGGTGCGGGGAGTGGTGGTGAACTGCCACGACATCACGGCCCATGAGCAGGCGGAAAGCTGGCTGCGATATCACGCGCTCTATGACCCCTTGACGGCGCTGCCCAATCGGCGGGCCTTGGCGGAGCGGGTGCAGTCATTGCTCGATCGAGAGCAATTGGATTTTGCGCTGTTGTTGCTGGATGTGGATCGCTTCAAGCTGGTGAACAGCAGCCACGGCCACGGCACGGGTGATCGCCTGTTGCAAATGATTGCTCGGCGGCTGGTTTCGGCCTTGCCTCAGCAGGGGATGGTGGCCCGGTTGGGCGGGGATGAGTTTGTGGTGCTGGTGGAGCAGGTACGGCAGTTGGAAACAGCCGAGGCCGTGACCCAGCGGGTTCATGCGGCGCTCAGTGATCCATTCACGATCGATGAGATGGAAATCTTTGCCAGCGCCAGTGTGGGGGTGGTGTTTAGCCGCACGGGGCCGGGCAAACCGGCCTATCGCCACGCGGAGGAACTGCTGCGCGATGCGGATATTGCGATGTATCGGGCAAAGACCCTACGCCAGAGCCAATCGGTGGTGTTTGATCCCAGTATGCGCGATCGGGCGGTGGCACGCTTGCAACTGGAAAATCAACTTTGGCGGGCGATCGAGCGGGGGGAACTGGAACCCTACTATCAACCGATCATTTGCTTGGCAACCGGGGAAGTGAAGGCCTTTGAGGCGCTGATTCGGTGGCATCACCCGCAACGGGGCCTGATTTCTCCGGCGGAATTTGTACCGATCGCGGAAGAAAGCGGGGTGATCAGCCAAATTGGGGAATGGGTACTGGAAATGACCTGTCGCCACCTGCGCTACTGGAATTCGGGCTTGCGGGCCGGGCGACCGATCACCGTAGCGGTGAACCTGTCGGTGCAACAGTTGGCCCAACCCAACCTGGCTCAGCACATGCGATCGATCTGTGTTCGAGAGGAAATTGATCCCAGTTGGATTGGGTTTGAAATTACCGAAAGCATGATGCTCGATCGCGAAGATACGATCGCCGCCACCTTGGCCGAGTTTCGGGAATTGGGCTTTCGACTCAGCATTGATGACTTTGGCACGGGCTATTCGTCCCTGAGTCGTTTGCATCAACTGCCGATCGATACGCTGAAGATCGATCGGGCCTTTGTGGCCCCGATCGAGTCCGATGGGCGCAACGTGGCGATCGCCCGCACCATTTTGGCCCTGGCAGAAAGCCTGAACATGAACGTGGTGGCCGAGGGCATCGAAACTTCCGCCCAAGCCCGTGAGCTACGCACCTTGGGTTGCCAATATGGCCAAGGCTATTGGTTTTCGCCGCCGGTCAGCGGTTCCGGAGTGGCCAGCTTGCTGAATCATCGGTTCAACCTCGTTGAAGGAATCGCCGCGCCCCCCATTTCCCGCCTTGGCGCGGCCCCAGATTACCCGGACTATGGCGACTACCGGCAAGATTATTCAGAAAACTGCGAAGACTGCGAAGACTGTGAAGACTACAGAGACGATTTTGCAGAGGATTACTCGGATTATCCGGTGAACTCCCAAGCCCCCTAG
- the grpE gene encoding nucleotide exchange factor GrpE, translating into MARASAREERKGQGPCLEQLAAHRGPSKGLKQKYEKLMSDRERLLKRWMVTAKVRSWRALADAAQVSMYQVRLLRQGNLDRLRLDAIGRIAKALNVTPIDLLGMANNADNTKPASDQSPAQRLAPDVHAAELVQLQQEYHRLKTRLESEREQLLAEFQRSSLQILEPWLLNWYKAVAAAQHNPHIPATNLLPLLRPLDQLLEHWAVEQIAPIGEEVVYDPQWHQLAWGHAQPGDRVKVTMPGFRHQGRLLHRAQVSIVQ; encoded by the coding sequence TTGGCTAGGGCCAGCGCCAGGGAAGAGCGAAAGGGACAGGGCCCTTGTTTGGAGCAATTGGCGGCCCATCGGGGCCCAAGTAAAGGACTCAAGCAAAAGTACGAGAAGTTAATGAGCGATCGGGAGCGGTTGCTGAAACGTTGGATGGTGACGGCCAAGGTGCGCAGTTGGCGAGCCTTGGCGGATGCCGCACAGGTTTCTATGTATCAGGTGCGATTGTTGCGGCAAGGCAATTTAGATCGCTTGCGCCTCGATGCGATCGGGCGGATTGCCAAGGCCTTGAACGTCACCCCGATCGATCTGTTGGGCATGGCGAACAATGCCGACAACACCAAGCCCGCCTCCGACCAATCCCCGGCCCAGCGGTTGGCTCCTGATGTTCATGCGGCCGAGTTGGTGCAGCTTCAGCAGGAATATCACCGGCTGAAAACTCGCCTGGAAAGCGAACGAGAGCAACTGTTGGCGGAATTCCAGCGATCGAGCTTGCAAATTCTGGAACCTTGGCTGCTGAATTGGTATAAGGCCGTTGCCGCCGCCCAGCACAATCCCCACATTCCCGCCACCAATCTCTTGCCCCTGTTGCGGCCGCTGGATCAGTTGCTGGAACATTGGGCCGTTGAACAAATTGCCCCGATCGGGGAAGAAGTGGTCTATGACCCCCAATGGCATCAATTAGCCTGGGGTCATGCTCAACCGGGCGATCGCGTCAAAGTAACCATGCCCGGTTTTCGTCATCAGGGCCGTTTGCTGCATCGGGCCCAGGTCAGCATCGTGCAGTGA